One window of the Salvia miltiorrhiza cultivar Shanhuang (shh) chromosome 6, IMPLAD_Smil_shh, whole genome shotgun sequence genome contains the following:
- the LOC130989765 gene encoding probable UDP-arabinopyranose mutase 1: MASTSPPLKDELDIVIPTIRNLDFLEMWRPFLQPYHLIIVQDGDPAKSIKVPDGFDYELYNRNDINRILGPKASCISFKDSACRCFGYMISKKKYIFTIDDDCFVASDPSGKPINALEQHIRNLLCPSTPLFFNTLYDPFREGADFVRGYPFSLREGVPTAVSHGLWLNIPDYDAPTQLVKPRERNTTYVDAVLTIPKGTLFPMCGMNLGFDRDLIGPAMYFGLMGDGQPIGRYDDMWAGWCTKVICDHLGLGVKTGLPYIWHSKASNPFVNLRKEYNGIFWQEEIIPFFQSATLSKDSTTVQKCYIELAKQVKEKLGKIDPYFVKLSDAMETWIQAWDELNPPTKTPPTAKPKS; this comes from the exons ATGGCCAGCACCTCGCCGCCCCTGAAAGACGAGCTCGACATCGTGATACCGACGATCCGAAACCTGGACTTCCTGGAGATGTGGAGGCCCTTCCTCCAACCCTACCACCTCATCATCGTCCAAGACGGCGACCCTGCGAAGAGCATCAAGGTCCCCGACGGCTTCGACTACGAGCTCTACAACCGCAACGACATCAACCGCATCCTCGGCCCCAAGGCCTCCTGCATCTCCTTCAAGGACTCGGCGTGCCGCTGCTTCGGCTACATGATCTCGAAGAAGAAGTACATCTTCACCATCGACGACGACTGCTTCGTCGCCAGCGACCCCTCGGGGAAGCCCATCAACGCGCTGGAGCAGCACATCAGGAACCTGCTGTGCCCCTCGACGCCGCTCTTCTTCAACACGCTCTACGACCCATTCCGGGAGGGCGCCGACTTCGTGCGCGGCTACCCCTTCAGCCTGCGGGAGGGGGTCCCCACCGCCGTCTCCCACGGCCTCTGGCTCAACATCCCGGACTACGACGCCCCCACGCAGCTCGTCAAGCCGCGCGAGCGCAACACCACCTACGTCGACGCCGTGCTCACCATCCCCAAGGGCACACTCTTCCCCATGTGCGGCATGAACCTCGGCTTCGACCGCGACCTCATCGGCCCCGCCATGTACTTCGGCCTCATGGGCGACGGCCAGCCCATCGGCCGCTACGACGACATGTGGGCCGGCTGGTGCACCAAG GTGATCTGCGATCATCTAGGGTTGGGAGTGAAGACGGGGCTGCCCTACATCTGGCACAGCAAAGCGAGCAACCCTTTCGTGAATCTGAGAAAGGAGTATAATGGGATATTCTGGCAAGAAGAGATCATCCCTTTCTTCCAATCGGCGACGCTCTCCAAGGACTCAACTACTGTGCAGAAGTGCTACATTGAGCTGGCCAAACAGGTGAAGGAGAAGCTCGGCAAAATCGACCCGTATTTTGTCAAGCTCTCCGATGCAATGGA